TCGAGGAGCTGCGCTGGCGCATTTTCAAGTCGCTGCTGGCGCTGATTGTGACGTTCGCGGTGTCGATGTGGGTGTGTACGAACATCGATGTGTTCGCGCTGCTTGCCGCGCCGATCAAGCCGTACCTGCACGGCAAGCCGTTGTACTACACGCATCCGGTCGAGAAATTCACCATCCTGATGCAGGTCGCGGTGGGGCTCGCGTTGGCGATGGCAAGTCCGGTGCTGCTCTATCAGGTCTGGGCGTTCCTTTCGCCCGCGCTCACCAAGCGTGAACGCACGGTGGTGATTCCGGTGTTCGGGTTTGCGCTGGTGTTGTTCGCGAGCGGCGTCGCCATGGCCAATATGGTGTTCATCCCCATCACGATGAAGTTGCTGGAGGGGATCAAGACCGACATGCTCGAGCCGCTGCTTACCGCGAGCGAGTACTACGGCTTCATCATCACGACGTCGCTGGCGTTTGGGGCCGTGTTCGAACTGCCGATTCTCGTGCTGCTGCTCACCGCGCTCGGGCTCGTGACGCCGAAGCTGATGTCGAAGTACCGACGCCACGCCTTTGTGGCGCTCTTGGTCATCTGCGAAATCGTCACGCCCGGCGATCTCATTATTTCGACGCTGGCGCTCTTCATTCCCGTGTA
This region of Gemmatimonadota bacterium genomic DNA includes:
- the tatC gene encoding twin-arginine translocase subunit TatC — its product is MALDQQDTASAEMPFLDHLEELRWRIFKSLLALIVTFAVSMWVCTNIDVFALLAAPIKPYLHGKPLYYTHPVEKFTILMQVAVGLALAMASPVLLYQVWAFLSPALTKRERTVVIPVFGFALVLFASGVAMANMVFIPITMKLLEGIKTDMLEPLLTASEYYGFIITTSLAFGAVFELPILVLLLTALGLVTPKLMSKYRRHAFVALLVICEIVTPGDLIISTLALFIPVYGLYELSIIVSWFVYRARQRRLAARDAEAPGEHAA